A single region of the Triticum dicoccoides isolate Atlit2015 ecotype Zavitan chromosome 2B, WEW_v2.0, whole genome shotgun sequence genome encodes:
- the LOC119365326 gene encoding histone H4-like, which translates to MSGRGKGGKGLGKDGAKRHRKVLRDNIQGITKPAIRRLARRGGVKRISGLIYEETRGVLKIFLENVIRDAVTYTEHARRKTVTAMDVVYALKRQGRTLYGFGG; encoded by the coding sequence ATGTCCGGGCGCGGCAAGGGCGGCAAGGGGCTGGGCAAGGACGGCGCCAAGCGCCACCGAAAGGTCCTCCGCGACAACATCCAGGGCATCACCAAGCCGGCCATCCGGAGGCTGGCGAGGAGGGGTGGCGTGAAGCGCATCTCCGgcctcatctacgaggagacccgCGGCGTCCtcaagatcttcctcgagaacgTCATCCGCGACGCCGTTACCTACACCGAGCACGCCCGCCGCAAGACCGTCACTGCCATGGACGTCGTCTACGCGCTCAAGCGACAGGGCCGCACCCTCTACGGTTTCGGAGGCTAG